The following is a genomic window from Crossiella equi.
CGATCACGGAGCCGGTGTGCTCGGAGAGGTAGGCGTGTACCACGGCCACCGGGGCGTTCGCGGCCACGGCCTCGGCGAAGCCCAGTCGGGTCGCGGCGGTCGCCCCGGGGGAGTCGTCCACGCCGATGAGCACGTGGCCGGCGAAGGCGCCTGGCGGGACGGGCTCGGTGGCGGGCAGCACGGCCAGCGCGCACGGCGCCCGCTCCACCAGGTCGGTGATCGTGGAGCCCAGCAGGCGCACGGTGAACCGGTGGCGGCTGCGCGCGCCGAGCACGAGCAGGTCCTCCGGCCGGGCCTGCGCGAGCAGCCCGGGGGCGGGCAGCCCTGGCCGCAGGTGTCCGCTCACCGGCAGGTCCCCGGCCAGCCGACGGACCCGGGCCAGCGCCTCGGCCATGATGTGCTGTGCGCCCTGGCCGGGGCGGTCGAGGTCGACGTAGGCCGGGAGGACCGTGCCGCCGGGTGGACCGGTGACCCGGCGTGGCGTCCAGCAGTGCACGACCACCAGCCCGCACCGGTGCCGCACGGCCTCGCCCGCGGCCCACTCCAGTGCGGACCACCCGCACCGCCGCCCGTCGACGCCCACCACGACGCGCCGGTGGCGGTCCTGGTCAGCCATGTCGCCCTCCTCCTGTGGACCCCTGGCTCGATGGTGTGCCCGCGCCGGAGGCGGACGGGAGGGGCCAAAGACCCTGACCTGCTCGGTCCTGAGGCCCTCCCGGAGGCGGGCCGGATGCGGTGGTGTGGAGATGGGACGACGAAAGGAGCACACAGATGACCGCCCTGACCCGACGCACCTCCTGGCCGACGCTGCCGGACATCGCCGCGTGGCTGGAGGGCGGCTTGTTCGGGCACCAGCCGATCCACCTCGAGGAGTACGACGAGAGCGGTGTGCACGTCGTGCGCGCGGACCTGCCCGGGCTGCGGTCCGCGGACGACGTGCACGTCCACCTGGCCGGGGACCGGCTGACCATCCAGGCCGAGCGCCAGGAGGAGGCCAGGCAGAAGTACCGGAGTGAGATCCGCTACGGCCAGTTCGTCCGCACGCTGACGCTGCCACCCGGTGCGGACAAGGACAAGGTCCGGGCCAGCTACCGCAACGGTGTGCTGGAGATCCGGGTGCCGGTGATCGAACCGCAGGAAGGCCAACGCATCCCGGTCGCGCACGAGAACGGCGGCTGACCGGAGCGGATGCCTGCCGTTGACCGGGGCCACCGGTGCCAGCCGCGCTGGCACCGGTGGTCCGCCACCCGGGCGGCGAGCACCGGCACCCGCACCAGAGACAAGGTGGATTCCCGTGATGAAGGACCTGCTGCGTACCGCCGACCTCGGTCTGGCCGACGTGGACCTGTTGCTGCGGCTGGCACGCGGCTTCGCCAACGACCCGTGGCGTGACGGTGACCTGCTGTGCGAGGCCGCCATCGCCCTCAGCTTCACCCCCACCGAGATCTACCACCGGGTCCCGGCCGAGGCCGCGGTGGCCCGGCTGGGCGGGCACCCGGTGCTGCTGGACCGCGAGGAGCTGCGGCCCTACCGCGGCGAGACACCCGCGGACACCGCACGGCTGCTCTCCTGCGCCGTGGCCGCCCTGGTGGTGGGTGCCAAGGACCGGGCCGAGCTGACCGCCTTCGCCGAGGCGGCCACGGTCCCAGTGGTCGGCGCGATGGCCAGCGGCGACGCCCCGCTGCGCGCGCTGACCGACCTGTTCACCCTCACCGAGGCCCTGGGCCCGCTGACCGGCCGCCGCGTGGCCTACCTCGGCGAGGGCGCCGACGCGGCGAGCCTGGCGACCGTCGGCGTGCTCGCCGGTGCCACGGTGGTGCTGGCCTGCCCGCCGGGACACGAGCCGGACCGGGAGTTCCACGAGGAGCTGGACAAGATCGCCGCGGTGACCGGCGGGTCGCTGCACGTGCTCACCGACCCGGTCGCCGCGGCGCTGGCCGCCAGCGTGGTCGCGACCGGCAGGCACCCGGACTTCCCCGAGTTCGAGCCCTACCGCGTGGACGCGGACCTGATGCGGTGCGCCGGGCTGGACGCGGTGTTCCTGCACCCGATGCCCGCCCGGCGCGGCCGGGAGGTCACCGCCGAGGTGCTGGACAGCCAGCGCTCCCTCGTGCTGGCCCACGCCGCCAACCGCCAGGCCGTGACCCAGGCCGTGCTGTACGCGCTGCTCACCCACCGGCTGCGGGGACCGGAAGGCCAGTGGTGACCGACGACGCGGGCCCGCACCGGGCCAGTGCCGAGGAGGTGGTGGCGGCACTCGACACCGACGAGGCCACCGGCCTGAGCACCGAGGAGGCCCGGCGGCGGCTGGCCGCGCACGGCCCGAACGAGCTGCCCGGCGCCACCGGCAACGGCTTGGCGCGGCGGTTCCTGCGCCAGCTCACCGACCCGCTGGTCGTGGTGCTGCTGGCGGCGGGCGCGGTCACCACGGCGCTCGGCCAGTACGTCGACGCCGGGGTGGTCCTGGGCGTGGTGCTGCTCAACGCGGTGATCGGCACGGTGCAGGAGTCCCGTGCCGAGCAGGCGCTGGCCGCGCTGGCGCGGATGACCACGGGGGAGACCGCGGTCGTGCGGGACGGCCGCACCCACCGGGTACCGGTCGCCGAGGTGGTGCCGGGAGACGTGGTGGTGCTGGCCGCCGGGGACCGGGTGCCCGCCGACCTGCGCCTGGTGCGGGTGTCCTCCCTGGAGGCCGACGAGTCCGCGCTGACCGGGGAGTCGGTGCCAGTGGCCAAGTCGCGGGCGCCGCTGGCCGAGGCCGCCGTGGTCGCCGACCGCGTGAACATGGCCTACTCCGGGACCCTGGTCACGCGTGGCGCGGG
Proteins encoded in this region:
- a CDS encoding universal stress protein, whose translation is MADQDRHRRVVVGVDGRRCGWSALEWAAGEAVRHRCGLVVVHCWTPRRVTGPPGGTVLPAYVDLDRPGQGAQHIMAEALARVRRLAGDLPVSGHLRPGLPAPGLLAQARPEDLLVLGARSRHRFTVRLLGSTITDLVERAPCALAVLPATEPVPPGAFAGHVLIGVDDSPGATAATRLGFAEAVAANAPVAVVHAYLSEHTGSVIDEDTLEAHAVPHPPGHALLQAAIEPYRHDGPHIRRSCLTGDPATVLAEATAGARLLVLGRHHRPWPHRPVVRLSDTVLAHAHCPVLLTAPVPLPTASRAARRSWRGDS
- a CDS encoding Hsp20/alpha crystallin family protein; the protein is MTALTRRTSWPTLPDIAAWLEGGLFGHQPIHLEEYDESGVHVVRADLPGLRSADDVHVHLAGDRLTIQAERQEEARQKYRSEIRYGQFVRTLTLPPGADKDKVRASYRNGVLEIRVPVIEPQEGQRIPVAHENGG
- a CDS encoding ornithine carbamoyltransferase, translating into MKDLLRTADLGLADVDLLLRLARGFANDPWRDGDLLCEAAIALSFTPTEIYHRVPAEAAVARLGGHPVLLDREELRPYRGETPADTARLLSCAVAALVVGAKDRAELTAFAEAATVPVVGAMASGDAPLRALTDLFTLTEALGPLTGRRVAYLGEGADAASLATVGVLAGATVVLACPPGHEPDREFHEELDKIAAVTGGSLHVLTDPVAAALAASVVATGRHPDFPEFEPYRVDADLMRCAGLDAVFLHPMPARRGREVTAEVLDSQRSLVLAHAANRQAVTQAVLYALLTHRLRGPEGQW